The DNA region AACCGCGCGGCGTCTTCAAGCTGCCCGGCCAGTTGCTCGCGCGCGGCGGCCAGCTGCTCGTTCACCTGGTTGATGCGGCTCGCGGCGCGGGGGTCGCCGAAGCTCATCGCTTCGAGCCCCTCGATCTGCGTCACCGCGGCGTCGACCTGCGCTTCCAGCTTGCCGATCTCTAGCTCGAGGTCGATGTTCCGCAGCCGCGCCAGCGGCTGGCCCGCCGCCACCCGGTCGCCCGGCTTCACCAGCAGCGCTTGCAGCACGCCCGGCGACGAGACGTACACGGTCTCCGCGTCGTCCAGCGCCACCTCGACGGGGCAGAACACGGCCGACGGGATCGGCGCCAGCAGCACGCCCGCGATTGCCGCGGCGATCACCAGGGCCGAGACCACCATTCTCCAACGTTTCACTTTGTTCAGCCTTCCGGGGACCTTGAGGAACTTCCACAGTTTCACCAGCGGCTGCCCGACCAGCCCCCACGCCGCGCTCAACGCGATCAATTGTCCGATCGGCTTGAGCCCGTACGGCTCGAACACCTGGTTCAAGAAGTACAGGATCGACAGCACCACCACCCAGCGATAGACGGCAGACGCCACCGTGTACAGGGCGAACAGCCCCTGGTGCTTCTTGGGCAGGAACGGGTCGTCCTGGGGCTCGAGGCCCAGGCAGAGCTGCCCCAATTTTCGAGACAGGATGCTGCTGGCCTTCTGCCGCAGGTTGGGGATCTCTAGCAGGTCGCTGAGGATGTAGTAGCCGTCGTACCGCAGCAGCGGGTTGGCGTTGAACATGATCGTGCTGACGGAGCTGACGAACATCACGTTCAGGCAGATGTTGTTCAGCAGCGTCGTGGGGTCGCTGAACCACCAGATGAACGTGCAGACCGAGGCCAGCACCACCTCAACGTACATGCCCGCCGCGCCGATCGCGGCGCGGTGCCAGCGGTTGGGCAGCATCCAACTGTCGCTCACGTTGCAGTACAGGCAGGGCGTGAGCACCAGGAACATCACCCCCATCTCGTGGCACTCGCCGCCGAAGTGCTTGCAACTGAGCCCGTGGCCGAACTCGTGCAGCACCTTCGTGGTCCCCAGCACGCAGGCCAGCAGCAGCCAGTTCTGCACGGAGAAGAAGGTGTGGAAGTCGGGCAGGCGGGACTGGAAGGTGTCTAGCTGCACCAGGATCAGCGTGCCGGCAGCCGCCACCAGCATCAGGCACAGCACCAGCGCCGGGGTGGAGAAGAACCACCGCACCGGCGGCAGGCCGTAGAGGAAGTTGAGCAACCGCTCGGGGTCGAACCCCTTGAAGCGGACCGAGAGGATATTGGCGACCATCGCCATCCGCTCTTTGTTCTTCCGCTCGTCGTGCCGCGTCTTGAGCTGCAGGCCCTGCCCGCCGGCGTCGGTCAGCACCAGCCCGCTGCGGTGCAGCATGCCGATGAACTGCTGCAGCTCCTCGGTGCGGATGGTCTGCGGCGGGAACTCGGCCTCAAACCGATCGGCGATCTCTTCGAGACTGGACTCGCCATCGAGCATCTGCAGGATGGCGAACTCTTCTTCCTCGAAGCGGAAGTACTGCAGCGCCACGGGGTCCTTCACCACCCAGTAAACGCGCCCCTGATAACGGTTCCGCTTCGCCTCAAGATCAGGACGCACCCGTATCGGCAGCGCGCGGCTGGTGGAGGAGACGAGGCTGGAAGCGAGCGTGGCCATAGGGTCGGGGGAGGCGCGGCTACGCCGCGGGGGCTGGGGGCAGCGCGGCTTTGCCGCGGGGGCTGGGGGACGCTAGGGGGCGAGGTTTCGTTTTAGGGCCGTCGCTAGGGCACGTAGCTGTTTTCCTAGTCCTGCGAGGTCGCTGAGCAGCGTTTGTGAGTTGTCCCTGCAGAGATACTTCAGCTCCTCTGCGATCAAGACTTGGGTTTCAACTTCCGCCAGAGAGCCAAGTGCGTACGAGACGTGATGAAGGTATTCCTTCGTCGATTGTCGGGCGTGTCCCTCAGCGATGTTAGAAGGGATCGACGTAGCGGCCCGACGTAGTTGGCTGACCAACCCGAAGCGTTCGTCGTCGGGGAATATTCTGGTCAGTTCGTAAACGCGGAGCGTCACCCGCATCCCCGACTTCCAAACCTCAAGGTCCTGGTAGCTGCGTATCGGGTCTGACATGCACCAAAGCCTCAGTTAGCGTCAACTGCGCCCATCGCTCATCGGCCCTAGTTTGACGCCGACTCCCGCTTGCGCGTCCCCCAGCCCCCGCGGCGCAGCCGCGCTGCCCCTAGCCCCCAGTCCCCCGCGGCGCAGCCGCGCTGCTGATGCCGCCGGTGCCTAAGTGAATGGTCATCTTCGCCGGCAGCCTCGAGAGGATCAGCCAGCGGCCGTCTTCTTGGCGGTTGGCGATCTCGGCACGCACCAGGTAGCGCGAGCCCTTGCCGTCGGTGCCGGCGATGGGGTCGATGTTCACGATCCGGCCCGCGGTGGGGATGGTGCGGCCCGGGCCTACGTTGACCTCAACGGTCACCTCGCAGCCGTCGATCTGCGACGGCGAGTAGTCGTCCAGGCGGACGTAGCCGTCTACCTGCAGGGTGTCGAGCTTGATCACGCGGACGATGGGGTCCCCGGGCGACACCCACTCGTTCTGATGCCGCAGCACCTCCAGCACCACGCCGTCGAACGGGGCGAAGATGGTCCGCTTGTCTACGGCGATCTGCGCCAGCTCCAGCTCGGCCTTCTTGACCCAGTACTCGTGCCCGGCCAGCGTGCGGTCGTGCTGCGCCTTCTCGATCGCCAGCTCCGACCGCTTGACGTTCAGTTCCGCGGTGCGGACCTCGTCGTTCGTGACCGCTTGCAGGTCTTTGTTCGCGTTCCGGATCTCCTTCAGGGCCGACTTGGCGTGTTCAAGCTGCGCCCGGGCGAACCGTTCTTCGATGTCGTCCTTCCAGCGCTGCAGGGCGCTTTCTACCGCGTACTTGGCGGCGTTGCGTTGGGCCTCGACCTCACGGGCGTCGACCCGCGCGATCACGTCCTCCGAGCGGATCACCGACCCTTGCTTCACCGCCAGGTGCGTCAGCACGCCGGCGTCGCTGGCGGGGATGCGGATGTCTTCGACCAGCCCGATGATGCACCGCTCGATCACCGGGTCGCCGGCCGGCCCGGCGGCGGCAGGGGGGGCGTCGGCCGGCAACTGGAAC from Pirellulimonas nuda includes:
- a CDS encoding biotin/lipoyl-binding protein, which codes for MATLASSLVSSTSRALPIRVRPDLEAKRNRYQGRVYWVVKDPVALQYFRFEEEEFAILQMLDGESSLEEIADRFEAEFPPQTIRTEELQQFIGMLHRSGLVLTDAGGQGLQLKTRHDERKNKERMAMVANILSVRFKGFDPERLLNFLYGLPPVRWFFSTPALVLCLMLVAAAGTLILVQLDTFQSRLPDFHTFFSVQNWLLLACVLGTTKVLHEFGHGLSCKHFGGECHEMGVMFLVLTPCLYCNVSDSWMLPNRWHRAAIGAAGMYVEVVLASVCTFIWWFSDPTTLLNNICLNVMFVSSVSTIMFNANPLLRYDGYYILSDLLEIPNLRQKASSILSRKLGQLCLGLEPQDDPFLPKKHQGLFALYTVASAVYRWVVVLSILYFLNQVFEPYGLKPIGQLIALSAAWGLVGQPLVKLWKFLKVPGRLNKVKRWRMVVSALVIAAAIAGVLLAPIPSAVFCPVEVALDDAETVYVSSPGVLQALLVKPGDRVAAGQPLARLRNIDLELEIGKLEAQVDAAVTQIEGLEAMSFGDPRAASRINQVNEQLAAAREQLAGQLEDAARLVLKAPIAGTVIPPTIKDARGQDPRGLGSWIGTPFDAENAGAVLQQGAAFCQVGDPTKLEARIAINQSDNELVLIGQSVEIMLDQSTDVVYRSKITRKASEAMEQTPPRLSSLSGGKLATQADESGVPRPLEPHFFAEAPLRGDLGPAGMLRVGLVGQAKIHTAPRTLWERLTRYFWQTFNFD
- a CDS encoding four helix bundle protein; this encodes MSDPIRSYQDLEVWKSGMRVTLRVYELTRIFPDDERFGLVSQLRRAATSIPSNIAEGHARQSTKEYLHHVSYALGSLAEVETQVLIAEELKYLCRDNSQTLLSDLAGLGKQLRALATALKRNLAP
- a CDS encoding HlyD family secretion protein, yielding MKPLLLIGLITLAAPALAQQFQLPADAPPAAAGPAGDPVIERCIIGLVEDIRIPASDAGVLTHLAVKQGSVIRSEDVIARVDAREVEAQRNAAKYAVESALQRWKDDIEERFARAQLEHAKSALKEIRNANKDLQAVTNDEVRTAELNVKRSELAIEKAQHDRTLAGHEYWVKKAELELAQIAVDKRTIFAPFDGVVLEVLRHQNEWVSPGDPIVRVIKLDTLQVDGYVRLDDYSPSQIDGCEVTVEVNVGPGRTIPTAGRIVNIDPIAGTDGKGSRYLVRAEIANRQEDGRWLILSRLPAKMTIHLGTGGISSAAAPRGTGG